The Roseomonas gilardii nucleotide sequence GCGGCAGCGCGGCCATCATCGCATCATCGCCTTCGATGATGCGGCGCGGGGCCACGCCGCCCCGTCCGGGGTGGCCGGGATTGCCTTCGCCCTGATGGGCTGGGAGAAGCCTTCAGCTTCAAGGGGGACAACATCATGCCCGACCCCGCGCGCCTGCCGTTGCCCTACCTGCCCGCTTCCCCGACGCCTTCCATGACCGCGTCGGCCAGGGGGGCAGCCAAGGGCGAGGATGGCGCAAGCGAGATGCCGCTCGCACTCTGCGCGGCCATCCTGCTGCTGTTCGCCTTCGCGATCCGCGCCCCGGTCTTCGGCAACCCCGTCGTGAGCGTGGACGAGACCTTCTATCTCCTGGTCGGCGACCGGATTCTGCACGGCGCCCTGCCCTTTGCCGATTTGTGGGATCGCAAGCCTGTCGGCCTCTTCCTGATCTACGCCGCCATCCGCCTGCTCGGGGGCGAGGGCGTCCTCCAGTACCAGATGGTCGCGACGCTCTTCGCCGCGGCGACGGCCGGGATGATCGCCGTGGTCGCCGCGACCTTCGCGACGCGCGCCGGCGCGGTCTGCGCCGGTCTGGTCTACCTCGCCTTCCTCGGCGCCTTCGAAGGCGTGGGCGGGCAGTCCCCGGTCTTCTACAACCTGTTCGTCGTCCTGGCGGCCTGGGTGACGCTTCGTGCCAGAGGCCGTCCGCCAGGCGCGCGGCTTGCCCTGGGCTGTGGCGCCATGCTGCTCGCAGGCATGGCCATCCAGACGAAGTACACGGCGGTGTTCGAGGGGATGTTTCTCGGCTGCGTGTTGCTCTGGCAGGGCTGGCGCGCCGGGACCCGTCCCGCGATGCTCGTGGCCCAGGGGGCTGCCTGGATCGCCTGCGGCCTGTTGCCCACCGTGGCAGCCCTGGCCTTCTACGTGCTGCGGGGCCAGGGCGAGGCCTTTCTCTACGCGAACTTCCTGTCGGTCTTCGAGCGCAGCACCTACGGCGAGGGCTCGGTCCTCATCCGGCTGGGACCGATCGTCCTTCTGCTTCTGCCACTGCTGCTCGTCGCGGCCCTGAGCCGCAGGCCCAGGCGGCTGATGCGGCCCGGTGGCGGCCAGGACGCCATGGCGGCGCAGGACTTCGTGATGGCCTGGTCGCTTGCGGCCCTCTCCGGCTTCCTGGCCTTCGGGACCTATTACACGCATTACGCGCTGCCGCTCCTGGTGCCGCTCTCGGCCATGGCCGCGCCGGCATTCGGCGCCTGGCGACAGACCGGGCTGAAGCTGGGCCGTGGAGCCAGGGCACCCCGCGTGCCCGCGGCGTTGCTGGTGGGCCTGTTCGGGCTGGTCGCGAGCTTCGTCCTCGTCACGAAGCATGTGCGGCAGCGCGGTGACGGCACCGAGATCCGGAAGATCGTGTCCTTCATCCGGCCCCGGCTGGCTGGATGCCTCTACGTCTTCGACGGGGAGCCGATGCTGTACCACCTCACGGGAAGCTGCATCCCGACCCGCTACGCCTTCCCGAGCCACCTCAGCGACCAGAAGGAGGCAGGCGCCATCGGGGTCGATCAGGTCACCGAGATCCACCGGATCTTCGCGACGCATCCCGGCATCGTGGTGACCTGGGAAGGGATGCAGCCCCGCAACAGCGCGGACAGCGTCGCGGCGGTGGCAGACGAGCTGGGCCGGCACTACCGGAAGGTCCTGGAAGTTCCCGTGGGCCGGCACATGCGGCAGGTCTACCAGCGCCGGCCCGATGACGAGGCGCCCCAGGCGGGGGCAGGCCCGCGCTGAAGCCGGCCGAAACCGTCCAGGCCCGCTGGCGTGGCTGGCGATGCACCCGACCTTTCCGGGCCTGTTCCCGATCGCAGACAGCCGCCGGGACTCTGCTCGATGGCACGCAGCAATCCCGCCGACTCATCGAAGCGGTTACGCGGCGTGGCGAGGCCGGTTCCCTGACACATTGACCTTCCACCACACCCAAGGGCTATCGTCGGTGACGATCATGGCATTCAGAGCCACCATGCTTCGTTCCAGCCAGATCGGAAACAGGCGAGGCCGGCATCCCTCCAACACCGTTCTCGCCGTAAATCAAGGAGATGCGGCATGGGCTACGTCACCACCCAGGATGGGGTTCAGATCTTCTACAAGGATTGGGGGCCCCGCGACGGGCAGACGGTCTTCTTCCATCACGGCTGGCCGTTGAGCGCGGACGACTGGGATGCGCAGATGCTGTTCTTCGTCAATCAGGGCTTCCGCGTCGTCGCGCATGACCGCCGTGGCCATGGGCGGTCGGAGCAGGTGTGGGACGGGCACGACATGGACCACTACGCCGACGACGTCGCCGCGGTGGTCGAGCACCTGGGCATTCGAGGGGCGATGCATGTCGGCCATTCGACCGGCGGCGGCGAGGTGGTGCGCTACATCGCCCGGCATGGCGAGGACCGGGTCAGCAAGGCGGTCCTCATCAGCGCGGTGCCGCCCCTGATGGTGAAGACCGAGAGCAACCCGAAGGGCACGCCCAAGGAGGTCTTCGACGACTTCCAGAAGCAGCTCGCCGCCAACCGCGCGCAGTTCTACCACGACGTTCCGGCCGGGCCTTTCTACGGCTACAACCGCCTGCTCACCAAGGCTTCGGAGCCGGTGATCCTCAGCTGGTGGCGGCAGGGCATGATGGGCAGCGCCAAGGCCCAATACGATGGCATCGTCGCCTTCTCGCAGACGGACTTCACCGAGGACCTCAAGGGGATCGGCATACCCGTCCTCGTGATCCACGGCGATGACGACCAGGTGGTTCCCTACGAAGACTCCGGGCCGATGTCCGCCAAGCTGGTGCGGAACGGTACGCTCAAGACCTACAAGGGCGCACCGCACGGCATCCCCACCACCCATGCGGACCAGGTCAACGCCGACCTGCTCGAATTCATCCGGAGCTGAACCGGCCCCCGACCGGCAGCACCTCGGCGTGTTGCCAACCCCGGTGGAAAAACAGCGGCGCAAAGGCTCTGCGCCGCGAGAAAACGATCCAAGCCTTCATGGGCTTCGTCCACCTCGCCTGCGCCATGATCTGGTTACGGTAAATGCAGACGATGCCCAGGCCTCCGCCGGATTGATCAGGTCGCCGCCGGCGGCGGTCCCGATGTGGGCATGGTCATCGCCTCGCTCCGGCCATGGCGGAAGCGCATAGACCCTGCCGGGAGCGCCGATGGCATCCTGGCGCATCTCCGGAGCCGTTTTGCGAAGATGTCACGGACGTCCCATGTCAGAGGAGTTTATCCGGCGTGATCGGGAAGTGCCGCACGCGCTTTCCGGTCGCATGCCAGACAGCATTGGCGATCGCGCCGGCCGATCCGGTGATGCCGATCTCGCCGACACCCTTGATGCCGAGTGCATTGACATAGGGGTCATGCTCCTCGACCAGGATGGCCTCGATGGAAGCCACGTCGGCATTCACGGGCACGTGGTAGTCAGCCAGGTTGCTGTTCATGATGCGGCCGGTACGCCGGTCCATCTCCGCATGCTCGTGCAGGGCGAAGGACATGCCCCATATCATGCCGCCGTAATACTGGCTCCGCACCATGCGGGGATTGACGATCGTGCCGGCCGCAAAGGCCCCCACCAACCGCGCGACGCGCACCTGCCCCAGTTCCGGGTCCACCCTCACCTCGGCAAAGACCGCACCATGCGCGTGCATGGCATGGGCTTCCTGCGCCGTGGGGTCGGATGCACTGCTGCCGCGGCCTTCGATCTCGGAAAGTCCCGCGCGTCCGAGGATCTCCCCGAAACCTTCGCTGCGGCTCTCGTCGTCACGACGATGCAGCCGCCCGGCGCGGGCGATGACGCCGGCATTGCCCGCACCGAACAGGGGCGAGTGTTCGTCCCCCGTCGCCAGCGCCGCCAGCTTCGCGATCACGTCGGCTCCCGCGGCATGGATGGCGATACCGGCGGTCGCGGTATGGGCGGACCCACCGGCGATGCCGGCATCCGGCAGCCTGGAATCGCCGGCGCGGAACTCCACGCGCTCCAGCGGCAGGCCGAGCCCATCGGCGGCGATCTGTGCCAGGGCGGTCCAGGCGCCCTGGCCCATGTCATGCGCGCCGGTCTCCACCAGGCCGCCGCCATCCTGTCGCAGCACCGCGCGGGCATGTCCCTGGAACATCAGGGCCGGGAAAGTGGCCGTGCCGACACCCCAGCCCACCAGAAGCCCGGCCTCGTCCTGCATCTGCCGCGGCGCCAGGGGGCGGGATTTCCAGCCGAAGCGCTCCGCGCCCTGTGCGTAGCACTCACGCAGCGCCTTGGAGGAGAAGGGCTTCCCGGAGATCGGCTCCGCCTCCGCGTAGTTCTTCAGGCGGAACTCCAGCGGGTCCATGCCGCAGACCCAGGCCATCTCGTCGATGGCGCTTTCCAGCGCGATGCTGCCGGTGGCCTCGCCCGGTGCGCGCATGAACAGCGGCGTACCGGTGTCCAGCCGCACCGCGTCATAGGTCGTGGCGATGGCCGGGCTGGCGTAGAGCGTGTGCGCGATATCGGCCGCTGGTTCGAAGAAGTCGTCGAACGTGGAAGAATAGGTCCGCGCATGATGGCTGATGGCCTGTAGCGCGCCGGCGTCGTCGGCACCCAGCCGCAAGGTCTGGCGGGTCGCGGCACGATGGCCGACCGGGCCATACATGTGCTCCCGCCGCAGCACCAGCTTCACCGGGCGATCCACCAGCTTCGCGGCCAGGATGCCCAGCATCTGCGGCCCCGCCAGCAGGCCCTTGGAGCCGAAGCCGCCGCCCAGGAAGGGACTGCGGATATGGATATTCTCCGCCGGGATGCCGAGCAGTTCCGCCGCGCGCATCTGCGCCATGGCCAGGCCCTGGCTGGGCGTGTCGATCAGCAGCCGGTCGCCGTCCCAGGACGCCACGATCGCGTGCGGCTCCATCGCGTTGTGGAACTGCGCAGGGGTGTCGTAGGTGGCCTCCACCCGTCGCGCCGCGCCCATCAGGCCGGCTTCCACATCGCCCTTGCGGACGTCCGGCGGATTGCCGACCCCGACCGCCTTCGGCACGAAGCTCTCTTCCGCGTCCAGCGACATGCGCGGCGCCTGGGCCTCATAGCGTGGCGCCAGCAGGCGCGCACCCTCGGCCGCCGCTTCCAGCGTTTCGCCGATCACCACGGCAATGGGCTGGTTGGCATAGCGGACACGGTCGTCCTGCAGCAGATCCAGGCGGAACGTGAAGGGGTTGGTCTTCTCGTCCGGATCGGCCGCCAGCGCCGGGCGGTTGCCGGGCGTCATGACCTCGACCACGCCGGGATGCGCCTTGGCCGCCATGACATCCAGCGCCACGACACGCCCACGCGCGATGCTGCTGACGGCCATCACCGCATGCAGCATGCCTTCCGGGTTGTTATCCGCGGCATAGCGCGCCGCGCCCGTGACCTTCAGGATGCCGTCCCGCCGGGTCAGCGGCTGGCCGATGCTGGAACCCTGCCGGAGATGGACCGGCGCCTGGGTAACGGCGATGTCACGCATGCAGCGGCACTCCGGCCGGGTGGGACAAGGGGGAAGCCGGCAGCGGGGGCAGGCGCTCGGGCGTGCCGGCCGCGGCCAGCAACAGGGCGCGGGCGGCGATGCGCCGGGCCAGTTCGATCTTGAAGCCGTTCCCGCCCGACGGGGCTGCGCCCTCCAGGGCCAGCGCGGCCGCCCGGTGGAAGGCTTCGGCACCCGGTGCCGCACCGGCCAGCGATTGTTCCGCCGCATGGGCGCGCCAGGGCTTCAGCGCCACGGCACCCAGCGCCAGCCGTGCCTCGGCGATCACGCCGCCCTCGATGCGCAGCGCGGCCGCTGCCGATACCACGGCGAAGGCATAGGAGGTGCGTTCCCGCAGCTTGATATAGCGGCTGTGGCTGGCGAAGCCCGCCGCGTCCGCCGGCAGGCGGATGGCGGTCACCAGCTCGCCCGGCCGCAGCACCGTCTCGCGCTGCGGCGTGTCGCCGGGCAACAGGTGGAACTTCTCCAGCGGCACGTCCTGCACACCGGACACACCGGCGATCTCCACCACCGCGCCCATCGCGGCCAGGGGCACGCAGAAGTCGGACGGGTTCGTGGCGATGCAGCTATCGCTCCAGCCCAGCACGGCGTGAAGCCGGTTCTCGCCGCCGCGCGCGTCGCAGCCGCTGCCAGGATGGCGTTTGTTGCAGGTGCTGGCGAGGTCGTAGAAATAGGCGCAGCGCGTGCGCTGCAGCAGGTTGCCGCCCACCGTCGCCGCGTTGCGAAGCTGCGCCGATGCGCCGGACAGCAGGGCCTCCGCCACGGCGGGATAGGCACGTGCAAAGGCACGGTCATGCGCCAGGGCGGCGTTGCGCACCAGCGCACCGATGCGGAGGCCGCCATCGGCGGTGGCCTCGATGCGGTCCAGATCCGGCAGGCGGGTGATGTCCACCACCCGGTCCGGGACGCTGACGCCGCCCTTCATCAGGTCCAGCAGGTTGGTCCCGGCCGCCAGGATCGCCGTACCGGGCACGGCGCCAGCGGCCACCGCTTCCGCGACGCTTCCGGCGCGGATGTAGTCGAAGGACTTCATGCCGCCTCACTCCGGGATGGGGCGTCCATGCGCGCCTGGGCGTCCAGCACGGCGGCGGCGATGCCGGCATAGGCTCCACAGCGGCACAGGTTGCCGCTCATGGCCTCCTTCACCCGCTCCGGGTCGTTGCCGGCCTGGGCTTCCTGGATCAGGCCGATGGCACTCATGATCTGCCCCGGCGTGCAGAAGCCGCACTGGAAGGCGTCATGCTCGATGAAGGCAGCCTGGACCGGGTGCAGGACATCCCCCTGCGCCACGCCCTCGATGGTCTGGACGGTGCTGCCGTCACAGCTCGCGGCCAGGGCTAGGCAGGCGTTGATGCGCTGGCCGTCCAGCAGGACAGTGCAGGCGCCGCACTGTCCTCGATCACAGCCTTTCTTGGTACCGGTAAGGTGCAGCCGTTCGCGCAGCAGGTCCAGCAGGGTGACGCGGGGGTCATCCAGCTCGATGCGGCGAGGCGTGCCATTGATGGTCATGGACAAGGACAGACGCATGCGGGCCTCCGACGAGGACTGTGGCACGGACAGGTTCAGGGCAGACGAAGACGTCCGGACTTGCTGACGCACTTCGTCCGGATCAGGGAAGATTGAGTTCCGCCGGCTTTTGTCGCAGCGTCGGCGCAGGATCTGAGACATTTATACGGAGGGTCCCTCCGCTTATCAAGGGGTGGAGGGCAGGCGCAGGATGGTGGTTGATCAACTTGCAAGGAGGGCGCGAAAGCCCCGGGCCGATGCGGCACGCAACCGCGAACGCCTGCTGGAAGCGGCGAGCGAGGTCTTCAACCTGGGCAGGGCCGACGCCAGCCTGGAAGCGGTAGCCAGACAGGCAGGCGTCGGTATCGGCACGCTGTACCGGCATTTCCCGACGCGCGAGGCCTTGTTCGAGGCGGTCTACCGCCGCGAGGTGCAACAGCTTGTCATCCTGGCGGAGCAGTTGCAGGAAGACCCCTCCCCCCTCCATGCGGTGCGGCGCTGGGTGCATGCGCTGGTGGGCTTCATCGCGATCAAGAAAGGCATGTCGTCAGCACTGGCCGTCGTGGCGCAGAGCTCCTCCGAGCTGGCGCAGTGCATGCTGGAGCAGATGGTGCAGGCACTTGACAGCCTGTTGCGGCGCGCTGCGGCCGAGCGGCAGACCCGAAGCGATGTCGGCGCCGAGGACATCCTGCGGGCGCTGGTCGGGATCTGCTACATGCAGGATGGGCCGGACTGGCAGCCCAAGGTCCTACGCCTGGCCGATGTGTTCCTGGATGGGCTGCGGCAGGGCGGCCAGGACCGCTTTCAGCGGCAGGGCAGCGCCCTGTCCACCCAACTCCAATAGGCTCCCGCGCGAGAAGACCACGCTCTAGCCTCGGCGCCGGGAGCGGCGGCCTGCCGGGCGCTTGGTCCGTGCCTTGGGCGGCACTTTCTTGCCCGGTGCCATGGAAACGGGCTCGGCGGCGGGGATACCGTCCGTCCCGACATAGCGCTGAAGCGTCGCGTCAGCGGCAAGATGCGGATAGGTTTTCGCGCCTTTCGGCCATGTCCTCGCGAAGGCGGCCACTTCGGCGTGATCGTATCTGCGGATGGTCTGAACGAGGACGTAGGCCGCCTGCGCCGGCCTCAGCCGTTGCTGGCGCAGCAGGTGAAGATGCCACTCGCGGGCACGCAGAGGACACCAGTCCACCAGGGCCTCCTGCAAGGCTCGGCGCACCTCGACCGGCAGTTCCTCATAGGCGCGGTAAGGGTCGCCCTTGAGCTGGCTGTAGGGCTTGGCGGCCATGCTGTTGTCCATGGCCGCCTTCTACCGGAGGGAAGGCCGCCGGAGAACCGCGACGCCAGCAGGTCTGGCCTCCCTGGCGAATGGCAGCACCTCGTCCACTCCACGACTGGCACCCCCGGCTTGCCCCCCTTCGGGGCCAACCCGTGTCAGGGGGAGTGATCCGGCGTCACGGTGGCAAGCCGCCGCAAACGTCCGGACAGGGAAGTCGCCCCATCCAGCAACAGGTTGATGTCATTGGCCGCCAGGATCAGCCGTGCCCCAAGGGACACCCCGTGCGATGCCAGCAGGGCTTCCGGCAGGCCGATCACGCCGAACACCTTGCCCGCGGACTGCGTGGCCCTCGCGATCCGGGTGAAGGCGGCATGGACATCCGGATGCTCCAATGCCCCCGGCCGCCCGAGATCCGTGGCCAGGTCATTGGCGCCGATCATGACGGCATCGATCCCCGGCACGGCGGCGATCGCCTCGATCTCCGACAGTCCGGCCACGCTCTCGACCATGGCGACCAGCGAGGTCCGGGCCTCGGCACGCGACATCATCTCCGGCACCGGCGGCATGTCGAAGCCGAAGCTGGGCAAGGGGCCGGGCACGGACCGCCGCCCATGGGGCGGGAAGCGACAGGCCTCCACGATCCTCCGCGCCTGGGCGGCGCTGTCCACATGCGGCACCACCAGCCCCTCGGCGCCGATATCCAGCATCCGTGCCAGATCGGGCACGTCCGGTCCCAGGGTCCGGATCAGCGCCG carries:
- a CDS encoding ArnT family glycosyltransferase, coding for MPDPARLPLPYLPASPTPSMTASARGAAKGEDGASEMPLALCAAILLLFAFAIRAPVFGNPVVSVDETFYLLVGDRILHGALPFADLWDRKPVGLFLIYAAIRLLGGEGVLQYQMVATLFAAATAGMIAVVAATFATRAGAVCAGLVYLAFLGAFEGVGGQSPVFYNLFVVLAAWVTLRARGRPPGARLALGCGAMLLAGMAIQTKYTAVFEGMFLGCVLLWQGWRAGTRPAMLVAQGAAWIACGLLPTVAALAFYVLRGQGEAFLYANFLSVFERSTYGEGSVLIRLGPIVLLLLPLLLVAALSRRPRRLMRPGGGQDAMAAQDFVMAWSLAALSGFLAFGTYYTHYALPLLVPLSAMAAPAFGAWRQTGLKLGRGARAPRVPAALLVGLFGLVASFVLVTKHVRQRGDGTEIRKIVSFIRPRLAGCLYVFDGEPMLYHLTGSCIPTRYAFPSHLSDQKEAGAIGVDQVTEIHRIFATHPGIVVTWEGMQPRNSADSVAAVADELGRHYRKVLEVPVGRHMRQVYQRRPDDEAPQAGAGPR
- a CDS encoding alpha/beta fold hydrolase, whose product is MGYVTTQDGVQIFYKDWGPRDGQTVFFHHGWPLSADDWDAQMLFFVNQGFRVVAHDRRGHGRSEQVWDGHDMDHYADDVAAVVEHLGIRGAMHVGHSTGGGEVVRYIARHGEDRVSKAVLISAVPPLMVKTESNPKGTPKEVFDDFQKQLAANRAQFYHDVPAGPFYGYNRLLTKASEPVILSWWRQGMMGSAKAQYDGIVAFSQTDFTEDLKGIGIPVLVIHGDDDQVVPYEDSGPMSAKLVRNGTLKTYKGAPHGIPTTHADQVNADLLEFIRS
- a CDS encoding xanthine dehydrogenase family protein molybdopterin-binding subunit; translated protein: MRDIAVTQAPVHLRQGSSIGQPLTRRDGILKVTGAARYAADNNPEGMLHAVMAVSSIARGRVVALDVMAAKAHPGVVEVMTPGNRPALAADPDEKTNPFTFRLDLLQDDRVRYANQPIAVVIGETLEAAAEGARLLAPRYEAQAPRMSLDAEESFVPKAVGVGNPPDVRKGDVEAGLMGAARRVEATYDTPAQFHNAMEPHAIVASWDGDRLLIDTPSQGLAMAQMRAAELLGIPAENIHIRSPFLGGGFGSKGLLAGPQMLGILAAKLVDRPVKLVLRREHMYGPVGHRAATRQTLRLGADDAGALQAISHHARTYSSTFDDFFEPAADIAHTLYASPAIATTYDAVRLDTGTPLFMRAPGEATGSIALESAIDEMAWVCGMDPLEFRLKNYAEAEPISGKPFSSKALRECYAQGAERFGWKSRPLAPRQMQDEAGLLVGWGVGTATFPALMFQGHARAVLRQDGGGLVETGAHDMGQGAWTALAQIAADGLGLPLERVEFRAGDSRLPDAGIAGGSAHTATAGIAIHAAGADVIAKLAALATGDEHSPLFGAGNAGVIARAGRLHRRDDESRSEGFGEILGRAGLSEIEGRGSSASDPTAQEAHAMHAHGAVFAEVRVDPELGQVRVARLVGAFAAGTIVNPRMVRSQYYGGMIWGMSFALHEHAEMDRRTGRIMNSNLADYHVPVNADVASIEAILVEEHDPYVNALGIKGVGEIGITGSAGAIANAVWHATGKRVRHFPITPDKLL
- a CDS encoding FAD binding domain-containing protein → MKSFDYIRAGSVAEAVAAGAVPGTAILAAGTNLLDLMKGGVSVPDRVVDITRLPDLDRIEATADGGLRIGALVRNAALAHDRAFARAYPAVAEALLSGASAQLRNAATVGGNLLQRTRCAYFYDLASTCNKRHPGSGCDARGGENRLHAVLGWSDSCIATNPSDFCVPLAAMGAVVEIAGVSGVQDVPLEKFHLLPGDTPQRETVLRPGELVTAIRLPADAAGFASHSRYIKLRERTSYAFAVVSAAAALRIEGGVIAEARLALGAVALKPWRAHAAEQSLAGAAPGAEAFHRAAALALEGAAPSGGNGFKIELARRIAARALLLAAAGTPERLPPLPASPLSHPAGVPLHA
- a CDS encoding (2Fe-2S)-binding protein, which codes for MRLSLSMTINGTPRRIELDDPRVTLLDLLRERLHLTGTKKGCDRGQCGACTVLLDGQRINACLALAASCDGSTVQTIEGVAQGDVLHPVQAAFIEHDAFQCGFCTPGQIMSAIGLIQEAQAGNDPERVKEAMSGNLCRCGAYAGIAAAVLDAQARMDAPSRSEAA
- a CDS encoding TetR/AcrR family transcriptional regulator; protein product: MVVDQLARRARKPRADAARNRERLLEAASEVFNLGRADASLEAVARQAGVGIGTLYRHFPTREALFEAVYRREVQQLVILAEQLQEDPSPLHAVRRWVHALVGFIAIKKGMSSALAVVAQSSSELAQCMLEQMVQALDSLLRRAAAERQTRSDVGAEDILRALVGICYMQDGPDWQPKVLRLADVFLDGLRQGGQDRFQRQGSALSTQLQ
- a CDS encoding DUF6525 family protein yields the protein MDNSMAAKPYSQLKGDPYRAYEELPVEVRRALQEALVDWCPLRAREWHLHLLRQQRLRPAQAAYVLVQTIRRYDHAEVAAFARTWPKGAKTYPHLAADATLQRYVGTDGIPAAEPVSMAPGKKVPPKARTKRPAGRRSRRRG
- a CDS encoding HpcH/HpaI aldolase family protein codes for the protein MSLREALRQGRSMLGLAACVLRGPEIVLVTRSAGFDWLLIDTEHAPIDLAEASRMAVAAQLAGLPALIRTLGPDVPDLARMLDIGAEGLVVPHVDSAAQARRIVEACRFPPHGRRSVPGPLPSFGFDMPPVPEMMSRAEARTSLVAMVESVAGLSEIEAIAAVPGIDAVMIGANDLATDLGRPGALEHPDVHAAFTRIARATQSAGKVFGVIGLPEALLASHGVSLGARLILAANDINLLLDGATSLSGRLRRLATVTPDHSP